Part of the Bacillus andreraoultii genome is shown below.
TATTCTTTTTGTATAAAGTTGCAAGAGATCCTGTTTCTCTCTTTTTAGTTCAATTAAATTTTTTTCTAGTAATTTTAGTTCCTCTTCAATTGGTTCAAGTTCACTTTTTAGGTTATCAATAACAACTCTTTGTAATGGTACAGAGAGGTTTAAATCGTTAAGGTAATTCATAACCTGTGATAATACCTCTTGCTCGGCATATTCCTTTTTTACAAGGTTCGACTTACATGCTTTAGACCCGCTGTTTTTAAAACGGCCACACACGTAATATTTGTACTTATTGTTTGCATTCCCTTGTACCATTGCACCTCCACAAGTAGGACACTTTAATAGACCTGATAATGGAAAGGAGCCGTTGTGTATTTTTTCTTGGGTATGACTACGTAGTGATAAAAGTTTTTGAGTTCTTTCCCATAGCTCTTCACTGATAATTGGATAATGGTTACCTTTTTTATATTTACCTTTCCATTTAACATAACCATTGTAGATTTTATTATTGAGAATAGTTCTGACTGCGGTAATTGACCAATGATTATCCTTTTTGGTTTTGATACCTTGCATATTTAAATTACTAGCTATTTTTCGATAACCCCACATTTTATTGGAATAACAATCAAAAATGTATTTAACTACTCTTGCTTCATCTTCGTCAATTACTAATTTCTTATTTATTAAATTGTACCCAAATACCATTCCACCGTTAAAGTCCCCATTTTCAAATGTCTTCTCCATACCTAGTGATGTACGAAAGGCAATTAGATCTTTTTCGACTTCTGCAATAATACCTAATATCTGATAGATTAGTTTTGAATTAGGATCATTTGTGTCGATATTATCAGCGATAGAAATTAAGTTCTTGTTGGCCTTTTTTAGACGACTAAAGATATATTGGGAATCTAAAGAATTACGTGATATACGATCTTGTTTAAATACGATGATGGAATCAATGTTATTTTCCTTTTGGAAAACGTTATAAAACATCTCTTTAAACTCAGGTCTATTTGAAAAGCTTTCTCCTGATGCGGGTTCCTCTACATATATTTTTACAAGAATAATATTATTTTCCTTACAATACTTTTCTATTGCTTCAATTTGTTGTTCAATTGATGTGTTATCTAGTTGTTTGTTTGTGCTAACACGCACATAAGCATAAGCTCTTATATATTTTACTGGCATATTAACTTGAAGCCCAGACATTTCAATCTTTGCTGTCATCTTTCACCCTCCAATTCAATAGAAAATCCTTTTCCTATAGAATCAGAGTATTTAACCATTAGGTCTGTTAGGTGATTTAGAAAATCATAGCCTTTTATTTTTGTTAACTCTTTACTTGTTGCAAGTCTAAGTCTGTAATCTTTATCGTAATCTAACATTTCATTTTTCATCATAATTTAATGATCTCCCCTTATCTATTTGTGATTTTATGACACAAATAACAGTCCGCTCGTCATTTGCTGAAACATGATAACCGCGAAAAAATGATATTTTAAGAGAAAACAAAAATATTTTTATTTTATTTGGATTTTGGATAAATTTGATTGAAATTTTAGGTGGATATAAAATGAGGTAAAGGATGAATTGAGGGGAAACGAATGCTATCAATCTCTAGGAAAGATTTATATGAAAAGCTGTGGAATATGGGGATTACTAAGACAGCAACAGAACTAAGTGTTCCATATAATAAATTAAAAAATGCATGTACTAGTAATGATATCCCACTACCTACAGCCTCTTATTGGAGTAGCTTATATTTGGGAAAGAAGCCAGTTCAGCCAGCGTTGCCAAATCCAAAAGATAATCGTATGATTGCTCTCGCAAAGGCTAAAAAGCAAAAAGCTGCAGCACCTAAAAAAATTATAAAAACTGTAAATGCCGAAAAATCCAATAGTATTTCTACTGAAACAAATGTCACTTCACGTATAAAGAAAAAAGAAAAGCCGACCTATTTTTCATACTTAGGGAATGAGAAACAGAACCTAACAGATATTTATAACACGTTAAAGGTTAATAAAAACTTATCTAGTAACCCCCATAGGGAAATAGTAAAATATCGCAAAAAAAATCAGTCCTATAGAGAAGATAAATTAAGAATACATTCAGCTTCTGGTGAAATTACTCCAGAAATCTTACCTTTTATTGATAGTTTATTTAAAGCACTTGAAAAGGCAGGAGCAAAGATTGTTAGTAAGTATGATGAAACAGAAGTATTGTATAAAAAATATACTTTTACATTGAATTTTAAACTACCTTGTAAAAAGATAATGCTTTCTCCGGATGATAAAAATTATTCAGACTATCATACATTTGAATATGAAACAACTGGGAAAATAAACGTTGAAGTTGGTTATAAAGTTTATTGGTATAAATGGGGTAGATACGAAAAATTAATAAAACAAACTAAGACTACAACACCTGAAGATTTACTGAGAAGAGTATTCTTATATATATTTTCACTACCAGAAATCATTGATGAAAAAGAAAGGGATCATATCATTGCAGAAGAGAAAAAACAAAAAGAAGAACAAGAGAGGAAATTACTCAGGGAGCGGAGAGAAAGGGAATATAAAAGAACTCAGGATTTGTTGAATAGCTCGGTAAACTATTTTTATTCTAAACTAATAAAAGAATACATTTCTGCTGAATTAGATGAAACAACAGATGAATAGTAAGCCCCCATTCAAACAACGCATATAATTCAACAGCACCTCTTGTTAAGATTGACTTATCAATCAAAGGAGGTGCTTTTCATATGCCAGAACAAAAATTAACTATTGTCCCCGTAACATTGCATTCCAATACAGAAAATACTCCAATCACAAAATCAACTGTCTCCTCTTCGAATTCAACTTGTACAATTAAGTTTGGTAAAGTTGAAATCTCCTTCTCCAACGGTATTGATGAGCACATCATTCAAACTGTCATGAGGGAGTTGAAAGATTTATGAGACATGATTACTCGAGTGTGAAAAATATCTATATTATCTGTGGTAAGACAGATATGAGAAAAGGAATAGATGGATTAGCTACACTAATTCAGGATTCTTTTGAACTGGATCCTTATGGTGATTCAATTTTCTTGTTTTCTGGGTGGAGTAAAGATCGCTATAAATGTTTATATTTTGACGGTGACGGCTTTGCCATGCTTTATAAGCGATTAGATAATGGAAAACTTCAATGGCCCAGAAACGAAAAGGAAGTACGAAATCTATCCCAACAAGAACTACGCTGGTTATTAGAAGGGTTATGCATTCAGCAGCCAAAAGCCATTCAACCATCTCAAAAAGGACAATTTTAACTCTATTAAAGTTGAAATAAAGCTATTTTCATTACGTTCAAGATGCTATACTAATATTATCTTATTTGAACGAAAAGTGGTGAGTCTTGTGGTTAATGCTTCGTCTAATAATCAGAATCAATACGAGAAATTAATTCGGCTTCTTGAAGAACAATTAGCTCATTCTAATCAACAAAATGAAGCATTATCCAAACAGATAGAATCACTAACTGAGCAAGTTCGCTATTTAACGAAACTTTTATATGGATCAAAAACAGAGAAAACGAAATATAATGCACATGATGATAAGCAAATTTCATTATTCGAAGATGATTCGTCTTTTAATGAATCTGAGCACACAGAAGAACAAAGCCAACAAACGATTTCTTACACTGTTGTACGCAAAGTTCAGAATAAAAAACGGAATGATTCATTACATGAAA
Proteins encoded:
- the tnpB gene encoding IS66 family insertion sequence element accessory protein TnpB (TnpB, as the term is used for proteins encoded by IS66 family insertion elements, is considered an accessory protein, since TnpC, encoded by a neighboring gene, is a DDE family transposase.) — encoded protein: MRHDYSSVKNIYIICGKTDMRKGIDGLATLIQDSFELDPYGDSIFLFSGWSKDRYKCLYFDGDGFAMLYKRLDNGKLQWPRNEKEVRNLSQQELRWLLEGLCIQQPKAIQPSQKGQF
- a CDS encoding recombinase family protein; its protein translation is MTAKIEMSGLQVNMPVKYIRAYAYVRVSTNKQLDNTSIEQQIEAIEKYCKENNIILVKIYVEEPASGESFSNRPEFKEMFYNVFQKENNIDSIIVFKQDRISRNSLDSQYIFSRLKKANKNLISIADNIDTNDPNSKLIYQILGIIAEVEKDLIAFRTSLGMEKTFENGDFNGGMVFGYNLINKKLVIDEDEARVVKYIFDCYSNKMWGYRKIASNLNMQGIKTKKDNHWSITAVRTILNNKIYNGYVKWKGKYKKGNHYPIISEELWERTQKLLSLRSHTQEKIHNGSFPLSGLLKCPTCGGAMVQGNANNKYKYYVCGRFKNSGSKACKSNLVKKEYAEQEVLSQVMNYLNDLNLSVPLQRVVIDNLKSELEPIEEELKLLEKNLIELKREKQDLLQLYTKRIIDIDTLSEEMERVQNQESEQKEFKILLTKQIELKNNNDLLPAINCIANNFNAFYNLLDDFDKKEFLRLLIKEIQVNNGEKPKERTIKEIVYEFDEELFEEISLELLD